A genomic window from Candidatus Firestonebacteria bacterium RIFOXYD2_FULL_39_29 includes:
- a CDS encoding putative toxin-antitoxin system toxin component, PIN family encodes MGKKEIIPAGGITLKKLKVVIDTNVFISSVLFRGKLEVLVKNWKNGTFEYLLSKEVLNEYIRVLHYSKFEINSVEIKEIVDEELLPYITPVVIHTNIKVVKKDPADDKFFALAIAGKADVIVSGDIHVLSIKKYKAIAVLSPLDFIKMLRAG; translated from the coding sequence ATGGGCAAGAAAGAAATAATTCCCGCCGGAGGTATCACTTTAAAAAAGCTAAAAGTTGTTATTGATACTAATGTATTTATCTCTTCTGTCCTTTTCCGCGGTAAATTAGAGGTGCTTGTGAAAAATTGGAAAAACGGCACTTTTGAATATTTGCTTTCCAAAGAAGTTTTAAATGAATACATACGCGTTCTGCATTATTCGAAGTTTGAAATAAATTCTGTGGAAATTAAGGAAATTGTCGACGAAGAACTTCTTCCTTACATAACTCCTGTTGTAATCCACACTAATATTAAAGTTGTTAAGAAAGATCCCGCTGATGATAAGTTCTTTGCTCTTGCCATTGCTGGTAAAGCTGATGTTATTGTCAGCGGGGATATCCATGTTCTCTCTATTAAAAAGTATAAAGCAATAGCGGTCTTAAGTCCTTTAGATTTCATAAAAATGCTGAGGGCCGGATAA